A window of Periplaneta americana isolate PAMFEO1 chromosome 9, P.americana_PAMFEO1_priV1, whole genome shotgun sequence genomic DNA:
tgaccttggccccattataaaaggaataggttatcctatactatttgcagatgacacaagtatcataattacagacaataactttgtcacattcaaatataaaacagaaacaattctccttaaaatttatgactggtttacaaccaataaactagcattaaacattaataaaactaacataattcaatttaaaaccacttcaaatttaatctctgaaacattggacacaactatcaacaatatacctctactagaaacatcaacaaccaaatttcttggtttgcatattaataatacaataaattggaaaaatcatatcaaagaaataacctccaaacttagctcagcatgcttcgcaattaggtcgttacaacaatttctaaacagcagtatcttaaagacaatatattttgcctattttcattccattatgtcttacggaataatattttggggaaattctgtagatagtaaaaatatattcttattacaaaaaagagccattagaataatagttggagcaaaggctagagaatcatgtagattattttttaaaaaattagagattctaaccttaacaaatcaatacatatactctacaataaatttcctcttatgtaataaagaaaattttccaactaactcagccatacatagtataaatacccgcagaaggaatgattttcatacgccatcatcaaatttatcatgctttcaaaggggagtacgttacatggcgataaaattgttcaatagtcttcctgaagacattaagaatcatagccaaaaccctgcattatttaagacaaaactaaaaaattacttaatatctcacactttctattttgtagatgaattcttgacatttcacagtactgtgtaaatattataataatattaaatggtaaacatattacattgtataaaatattattgttattaaggtattaattctgtacatatttcatatttgcattttatatgtattgcattttattgttaaacgtaagaattggacatgttctttattcatgctgtaaagcaaatgtaagaatattatggaacaaataaatctatctatctatctatctatctatctatctatctatctatctatctatctatctatctatctatctatctatctatctatctatctatctatctatctatctatctatctatctatctatctatctatctatctatctatctgtctgtctgtctgtctgtctgtctgtctgtctgtctgtctgtctgtctgtctgtctgtctgtctgtctgtctgtctgtctgtctgtctgtctgtctgtctatctaagtCTAACTAGTATTGAAAAATGTCTTAACGTACTGTAGCCTGCACATAAAAAAATCAGGTAATCTTAGAGCTACTAAATtccttatatatataaaaatttgacTTGGGATATCTGCATTGACCGTATTTGTAATTAAATCGGTAGTAACCCTTATGTACCGTTACTGAAAAGATTAGCCAaattctttaaacatgatttaaaaacaatatactataGTCGCATATATCTACGAGTATTTATCTCCTATGGGATAAAAGTTCGGGTCAAAGCGCAAATACAGGGTGGGTCATAGTGATTGACAGATCGAAATTGTGATGTTTCGGCCAATAATTCAGAGGAAAGGTTGAtgttgattatataagtgttaaaagtgtatatagaacaatgaacaaataaattaatttgaaggattGGATATATCTTGAGTATTAGGAAAACGATGTTATAGGAACTATAAAGAAAAGCAAAGGACTCGATAAAATATTATCCAAGACTGGAATAAACGttggaaaagaaaaggaaaataaataattaatataacagaTTGACAACACGTgtttaatacaaaattataatataaaaactaaaattcgtaacattcacgtgatgaTAACAGTGAACGATATACAATATAGTCACTCCTGATCCCGCCTACGAAAcaattaaatacctcccacatgccTCGACTGTTATTTGGGCTGCCTGAGCAAgaaaatgaacggcttaagtcAGACAATGTACGCGGTACAGTCACTCTACCTCAAGGCAGCCATCGCATGCTCGAACTGCCCGCTCCGCTGGCTTGCTATCGGAGAAGGCATGAAGGCAGCTCATTGCAATTCAGTGTATACTCTTTGGTTACGACCATGCACAATGTTTTTAAGTGTTCTACATACCATGAAGCACAGCATATACGATGATAAGATTTATGTTTATACGTCCGAACATGCATCTTTCATAACAAAGGAGGAAGTATAACATTCTGCTTGGCGCTTGTGGTCCCGGTAGTCACAAATATCTATTCAACATGTTGATTAAAGTAAAGGTGAGTATATTAATATTGTCTTATATGTATGAATTATGTAATACTGTGTGCCGATACTGTTGACATGTTTGGCAAATGatgttaaattattgtattttctttttcttccatatTCCCGAGCACAGACGTTGACAGGGAAGGAGGTAAAGtatatttccattttcttaaaataatttcttaGGATATTACCGAAAACCAAAGAAACACACAAGAAATCGCATGTGTTGAGTTCAATGTACATTTGAAATATCTACCATAaccaaaattgtaatataattgaattAGCGGTATAGGTATTTTAACTTCGAACCAGTATGTCTTTATTTGTAGGTATACTTGACATTTGGAAACATATTTTGCGGTAACGTATACCTGTCTTGAAATCAAGGGGCGATGACAAAGACAGTATTCTAGCTAGTTCCATGGGTTACAAAatgtttgtttaaataaatttagatatttttcccaaattatgtaggcctacactattaAATTGATCAAGTGACAATAACGTCTCTCTTCTTTCCTGCAAATATGAAGTCTATTGGCCTGTTACGTCTCAAACGGTTCTTCGGAAAATACATTCTAGGCTGCAAGAAAGTTCCGGTACTGGTCATCCAAATAAGTGAcggggataaatttcagaacacggattccttcctttcttacttcaaaattccaaacttgtgcacacaaaataaatgatTGCACTgagaagtgccttttcgtaagcgtgatgatgtgcattcgacaaacgcagacaaatctgctatttttagtattttaggatataattgatataattgtcagtgaggaatccgtatactgaaattttcccgtgTTTTCTTAGAAATTCTTTTTTCATCCGTCTTTTCCACATATTGCATCTTGAAGTTTCTGTAGGTCGATTTGCTGATTGTGTCATGTGGGCTGTGTTAATTAAgttaatttcttattttcaatACACGTTTTTCTATGTATTATAGTATTTATAGCTTCTAGTCTGTTGTATATTTCAGAAATTTGTCTGTAGCCTTGATTAAGGATACCAGTATCTTTTATTTTTGACATGTCTGTGTTTTGCTACTGTACAGGCATGTTGGTATTGTCGTCACCTTGTAATTCGTTATGGTTTTTCCGATATTCTTTTGGTATAAATTTGGCATACAGCGTACGAATTATAGATATTTCTGAATGGAATTTCTGCAGGATTTCCAATCTCGAGCACCCCAACACATACTGCCTGTTTCTCGACCTGTTGCTAGCCTTTCTGCCATAACAGAACGTGCTTCACTGTCTAATATAGAAGCAGAGATTATTCTTCAATCTTATTATTAAACTTCAGGTTTAAGAGTGTAGGCTAATTAAATGCTGTCAATGTTAATTTGATCTTAGACTTACATGAAATGTTCAGAATGATGCCCATTGCATTTCGCATGACTtcagtgaattttatttttgaacaGTACTGAAAAGTTGTATGTGGTTGATTTAGCCTACGAGTTTTTTTTAGTCTCTTCATTTCAACCTGGTTATTTCTCTCTCAATATTTGGAACAATGGATTTcatcatgttcaatctcaaagtgcTACAAATGTATGAATCCACCTCTGACCACATAACAGAGCTAACACCGCACTCTCAACTGTTGCTCACTAGCGTCTGTAGTGCTCACTGCTCTTATTTGCTCCAGTTGCCCAACTCTGGTCTAGATTGCAATTATTCTCAATcttatttagttactttataTTATACCATTTAAATTCTCAAATTTTAGTAGGGCACATTTAGAAAAATAGCTCTTATATGTTGTTTAGactagtcaactgtccaaagacaggtctgaacctcacaagtgataccaagaaggcaccatttatgaggcaactaggccaggagataatggggtagggtggccagttccttccccctccattgcatacattgtcaactactgtgctccaaccacgagaaagtctctgccggatgagatgaaagggagtaatgctgtgaatgaatgttgatgtcataaggtcacacacgtgggtactcatatctctattggctcgctgtcacagcacaaacaataacattgatacacacatgtttatactaccctagttacaaaattagatcactgttaatctcctggtcttttaatctctccatacaggaaataacatatgcaggagagcgcatggtttttaaacagacgttataatgataatattatatatctacttcgttccaatacatgtcgcaatagtaagcacattcctttcacggttgatctcctggttggagaacagtagctacatattacatcagacttcagatgcatacaaacaattgttcttcctctgacacataactCAAGTGAGATGTAACTTACTGCCTGAtggtgtacatatcagccataacctTAATTAGAGGATAGCTCTTAtatttgagtttaaaatgtaaaccgatattaaattaaatttaaatgtaaaatatagaaAGAACTCTTTTCAAGTCTTGCAAGCATTGAATTGAATATATGTAtctatatttattctttatttatcttAGAATTGTCACTTCTGAGATGTTCTGCACATACAGAATAGGTAGTGATTTAGGCCATGAAGTGAGCAAAAAAACTctgaatgtataggcctataacctGCCTACATGATCTATAAATAAATGGTCAAATAGCATAAATGTGACACTGGGATTGGTGTAAAATGTTgcttcaaattatattatattgtagtcAGTAGtgaaatgagtagcttaatatcaaagacggacatctgtcgtctccatagttttgatctagaggcaattttttaattcacagtgttctttgtgatatttaacacaatttattttataaatgtagtgttagagtttgcgtatggtttcactataactggaaagagcatggaaaattgtataaaaaaccacatcTATCTAAATTtggattgaggtcagatgtccgtctttgatattaagctactcaaatataGAGCACACTTTCATCTACAATGTTACAAGCTTTATTAGGTTAACATCACAAGGGAGAAGCAATTGAACAGCAATGGTCTGCACGTCATTAGGATACTTATGTGGCCACTCATTTTATACACTGAAGTTCTCAAGCTCTGCAAGAGTTTGTAAGCAGGTGGCATACTGGCAGTGCCTTAATGTAACTCTAGCAGGTACCTGTTAACATGCTCTTTCACTGGAAGAAGGCGTCGAAATATATCTATATTTTCATAGCAATGAAAGAAATTCAACCCAAGTCTCTGTTAAAAAAGCCACCATTACTTCTGTCCTAaaagattttatatttgttttgttttataattgtGTAGATTGAGATTGATATCGAACCTACAGACAAAGTAGAACGGATCAAAGAGAGAGTTGAAGAGAAAGAAGGGATTCCTCCTCAGCAGCAACGCTTGATATTTTCTGGAAAACAGATGTAAGTAATGAATGTATTTGTGTAAGATTTTGGGCTTTTACGGAGATTGTATTGAGAAGCAGACTTTGGGTATCATAACCTTGTGCTGGAACTGCATCAGGTCGCATCAGTTTGCCCTGAAGACGATGTTGGAGATGTTACGTTCCAGCAcaggtggaatacccaaaagtctgCTTCTGATCAGATGTCTGTGTGGGTCGGGTTTAGTCAGGTCTGATTTCTTGTCCTAGCTAAGAAATGAAGCCAGCAGCATGAGAGTACACACAAGCTTTTAACATGTATTGTTCATGTTGCAGTAGGGTCTCGGATTACAAGGGATCTTCTTGGTCTAAGTACAGAACTCCACTGTGGCTCCACTTACTCGAAACTGGGCAGTTATTTTTCGACGTTATTGTGACCatgtctatacttgtttttttgaaagatgggacatgacaggagcgttgtgatcggaaaaacaactgaacgtcacatagcatggtaggcctgttgctatggtaacaatggttgagttgccaaacttaccgttcccacatggcgagtgcttaatagctctcttggcgacatttattgtgcacacaatgttagcattggtacgtttcgtctttgattctctgtcgatttttgtcttGTTATCGTACCTTTGCatcaattgtcaattaatgttttaacgtcagccatcgtaatgtcaattgataccttccatcagttggcagcgtggtagtccatattggcaacatagcactgtagttccaagttcggccgctaaactgtcatgtcccatctttcaaaaaaacaagtatagccaCATCGAGATTCTGTCTTTTGAACTTCAAGAAATATTTCCCCACCCTAACCTCCCATGGCCAAGCCAATAATTTTGGCAGAATGCTGTCAACATACCAGCTATGCTTACCACTAACTAACAGGTTCCTTCACTGTAGAGAGACTAAATGTACAGACAGTACCAATTGTAAGATGTAAAGTATAATATATTAAAGGAAATGTTTACAGTGGATGACAAATAGCTAGCAGGAATTTGAATACACGAAGCTTCAAtccagccaccggtgtagcttggtcagttaaggtgcttgcctgccaatccggagttgcactcgggcgcaggttcgattccctcttgggcgattacctggttaggttttttccgaggttttccccaactgtaaggcaaaatgtcaggtaatctatggcgaattctcggcctcatctcgccaaataccatcttgctatcaccaattccatcgatgctaaataacttcgtagttgaaacagcgtcattaaataacgaaTAAAAAAAGCTTCAATCTAGCTGAATTAGATAAAATGTTGTTGAAGTAGTGTGTGGTGGAACATCACATCAATGAAATGTTGTTTTCAAATCATGTGATGCTTCTAAAAACTGTATCACACTTTATTTGTGCTGTTATCTGcagatgaaattttttttttttttttttactttttaattataccTTACATTATGACATTCTACTAACTTTCCCACTGAAAGAATGCTGTTTCAGTGGTAAATAAAATCATCGCATGTTCCTCATTGAATTACAATTTACTTGCGTAATAGACGCacttttttccataatttttgaATTAAAATTCAGGGTGTGTATTGtacgtgggggggggggaattaggAGAAAAATCATAACTACCTGATATCCCACGCAATAATCATAGCTGACTTCGACATCGGACATTCAGGTAATAAGTATTGAAACTGATCGATTGTatgacggtcagcgcgtctggctgcgaaaccaggtggcccgggttcgaatcccggtcggggcaagttacctggttgaggttttccctcaacccaatacgagcaaatgctgggtaactttcggtgctggaccccggactcatttcaccggcattatcaccttcatatcattcagacgctaaataacctagatgttgttacagcgtcgtaaaataacccaataaaataaaaaaaaatcgaatgtATGACTTCGAGAGCATCGATATAACGAATGCTTACGAGCACAATGTAAGTGTGTAACAtacgaaatgaataaaaaaaatatagtacagtataacctaaaactgaatacaaatAAAGCAAAAACTAGGTATACTTTCTGAaggtaatactactactattcttacCTTATTTACTATCAGTACTAATTTCAGTATCACTGTCGTCCTCTACTGCAGCATCACTTCCATCATCCTCTACTGCACAATCACTTTGATTGTCGTCATCCTTTTCCCAAATAACTTCGTCTTCTAAACCGTCATTACGATTGTATATTAGCACAAGTGGCAATTGAAAATGGAATGTGTACATTATACGGGAATTCCCCCTTGCCCAACATATTACTGACAGAAATTGGAATATGTACATTATGCAAGTAAATACGGTATGTGTGCCTGTGTATATCACAATGTGTATTGTAGTTGTTTGGAGCATCAGTAAGTATTTTTTTCTAGCAAACCCAGAGTGGACCTAGACTGAGCTATCTGTGGTCTTCTGTTCCAGGAATGATGAGAAGACGGCGCAGGACTACAAAGTGCAAGGTGGTTCAGTACTTCATTTAGTATTGGCTCTCCGAGGTGGAATATGAAACTTTATACTGACTTTAAAACGAACACTGTCTTTGTTACATTGAGGTTTATAATGAAACGCAATGCAGTATGAGTTATAATTTTGAAAAGGATTATTTTAATAAGACCCACACCAGTCTTGgtttaattatttcaaacatatttAACTGCAGTGATATTTAATTATGCAGTCATATTCCTGATTATATACTTTTTTAATGTGCAGTTAAAACAAGATTTTCGTCGCATGTCATGAGTTATTTTAAAGCAAGATTCTCATATTCTGGCTTGGCAGGATATGTGCATCTCTTGTTAGTGGTACCTGCTAAGGAATGTGCTTGTTATGTTGCAATGAAGCCATCAATGCCATAACATTTGTGgctatattaaaaagaaaaacaaatacccaaacaataatactaattcaaCTTCATTTTTCCTCCCCATTCTAAATAGATTCCAGTTTTCCTTCAGTCACAATGTGTGTTTGTAGGTCTCAagaatgaaaaatgttatgttttatttaacgacgctcgcaactgcagaggttatatcagtttcgccggatgtgccggaattttgtcccgcaggagtttttttacatgccattaaatctactgacatgagcctgtcccatttaagcacacttaaatgccatcgacctggcccaggatcgaacccgcaaccttgggtatagaaggccagcgctataccaactcgcctaCGAGGTCGACTCAAGAATGAAGGACAAGATGAAATATACATAACAATGGACATAGTTACACTTACACAGGGTATAATAGTCTCTGACAAACTAAGCCATCTACGCTTCTCGACATTAGCAACATCTATAAGCATTGCTTGTAGAGCCAGGGCAAATAACAgccaaagaaagaaaatggcagTGGCTTACTAGCAAAGTGAGCTGGAAAGTTTATGGACATAGAATTACGTTTGTCAGTGAGACGGTTCTGgatgaaatattttgaatttgtgtttattgaatgaataaatggtttATGAAGTACTGACTATGTTTACAAACTAAAAAGTGATACAATATGTGATTTACATAGTATGCTTTCAGACTAGACTTACAGATTAATATAGTATTTTATCATCAATACCCTGGGAGATGTATGTGATCTCTGTGCAGTCTCAGGCCAGCTAGTGGTAACAgtgttattattgtatctccaatgggggttagccctatttgacatatgtatgttagggctatagttttacacaaaaaagataagcataaagagaaatggaaaagaaaattaaattagcttacgcgatgtaaacaaaacataaacaatccgtaaattaggcattgcgattgcaaaacaaacatcaggcatcaatttgagacatacaaaaacattaacaacacacatatgtaacacttctataacacaaatatgcagttttccgtaccatacatcataaattaatacacaatggtcacacaaacacaaactataaatacgacattgcgacgacatcaagcatcccataactatgactcacatacataacaaatcaagcatacgttacaacacatacacttcaacatagtaaccacacttttaaaagtttcaaatttggctccaagaagaataaataggacactgttactaattactattcttctacaaggtcttaaatacatctgtaataaatctgtaaaaTTCCTTTAAGCAATATTGCTTCAGAAAAACTTTTGTTAATGGTGGtaagaaagttgtatcgcacatgctaagatgggtttctagccggtatctcttgcaTTCTTGTAGCGGACAGTGTTCAAGGGCTGTTCATCTTCATGGGCACTGCAGGGACCTAGTGACAATCGTCTGGTGTTGTGCAGTCCCTGGATTCACTGTTTGAGCCAATGTAGATGGCTTCGGTCATATGCTTCACTATTCTATAGCCAGAGTCTACGAAGCTTGCATGTGGTAGCATTGCACATTCTCTCGGTGTTTGAGGCATTTAAAAGTTAACGAATTTTCACAACTACTTTTTGAAAGTTGATGGTCCAGTATcagataatttattttctctCGTTATTTAGTCTATCTTGTCATATTCATTCAGTGACATCTCAAACATCCAGATGGGTTCAGATCTTACAGAGTTATGGGCATAAAATGTCTGCTGGAACACAGTTTTTAAGGCATGTTTTGCCCCGCCCATTCCGTCAGCCTTCATGGTCCAACCAGTTTTGTACAGACGTTTACAGTTATGGGACTCCTTCGTCTACGTGACATTTGTGTACTTTTCATTTagctgtttattttttttaaagctATAAGTAGTGACAGGCGACACCTGCCATAGAGGTAAATGTCGAAACAATAgtttaaaataatagttattattatagcAGTCATATAATGAGAGGAGTGAATTAATCAAAATGTAAACTTGATTGCTGGTATTATTATAGTTCCCAGCTCTAAAAAGAATTGTGAACAGACAATAGACGGTCATGAATAATTGCAGATCAGTTTGACCACATGGCAAGGACAAAAAAGGGGCGAGTGGTTTGGTTCGACTTTTTGAAGGACGGATCCTTGCATTTAGGCATACATTGGTCCATTTTGCGCTCTTTATATTTGATGATAGTCAAGTCCGACATagggcctgggtggcattcgtgaatccaatgGTGATAAATGGGCTATCTTGCCTCAGCCAGGTCCTGTCAACAGATGCGTGCTTGATAAGCCTTAGGGTCCAGAGcttcaagcccttcctatattaaCATTGGAAACCCAGCCTCCACGGTGGTttagtggctagagcactgggcttataatcctgtggacctgggttcgatccccgggcaagcctgtggtccaggtaacTGGTTTTctcgggagctccggttcctaTGTGACATCCTAACAAATTTCCATCTCATTACGAATGTAGCATAGACGGGACTCCTATGGCGCATCCTTTGCAATGactgttggtaaattggtctagACCAGTGGTGTTGAATCTATGGTACGTATAGGCCTACCCCCACACAGGGGTTGTCTTCTCAAGAGATACACATCCTACTGACtaggtatgtaaaaatgctggtacatttaggcccgattgtataaaccatttaatcttagatcagagattaaattgatccttgtttcagctgaacttggaattttgtgttgtataaagtctaatctgagattaatttgtcccaaactaaagtcaactttgactgaagaaatttctccgattaagttagatgatccaagttcagttatttcttttctgtttgaaatatacgagcgacagattgtgcaaataaaatatccattattattaatattaatagatatgataggtacatttatatatatttctttcaatttcttgccttaatacacaaacaatcttatattttataaggctctatcatgttcagcagtatctaataacataacctataattatattatgttcataacaaccattaattattaatggatatgttaggtacattcataaattttcaattaaatgtattactaaacgaaaatcgttgttttataaagctttattatgtttagcactaTCAAACATcacaacatgataacaactcggagaacagtcaaccttcttattgttcgccattatttacattgcacaaaaaaccagtgtctccaacagagtgtacggaaagtcgccaaaaagtagttgtaaagtctccagatttctcattatcaacaaagaaagattaaattttgtcactatggggtgctgaaAAGGTcattaaatccctatttaagcaatataaaagttaaaagaaattgttgttgaaaaagagttaaagtcgctagattggcaacactgaacaaacctgtccgcgcatcacgtatttcacctgtttatgcgatgttgccaaatccttttcacgtgaacttagattgcatttgaagcaaggtaatttgatcgcagaaaagatttatacaatagaagaagtgtctgaactcggttcacttttcgatcttcgatcaaagttgatctttagtcagggagttttatacaattgggccttaatttattatagcctacttgttgataattattgcgttttacatattttttttacaatgtcAACTCTTGTTTTCCAAacttcaatacaattttatacttcATTACCATTGTTGCatgaataataatgtattttgcatACAAGATCAatcataatttttgttatttatataaattgtaattgCAGTGCAGTTTTGGGGTAcggaggtaaaaaaaaaatctattttgggggtacgctagcaaaaaagtTTGATTATCACTGGTCTtatatggatgaatgacgaacCATCAAGTACCCACCACTAATAAACAAAACATTGGAGGCTCGAATtgcccccaagacttcaccccactCTATTGCAGATGAGGGAAGGTGGACAATGTTCGTGGAATGATAAAAGGAAATTGGGGTACCACCCTCCCAAAAGAAAATCCTCTGCAAGGTCtgctttgtccgccacaaatttCATCATTGGCCGAGAATCGAATTCGGGTCGCCTGGATTGAACATTAGCGTACTAGCACTTGAACAACAGACTCTAGAACACAGTGATATCTAGTTTACtgatttctagctcgagaaattAACCACAACCCTAACTAGAAATCGTCACTGAAATTTTGTGTTCGGTGTATGCAGTGACGCTGTTTCAGAAATACGAAAATAACAACAGTATTAGTCTACATAACGTGAAAGGATTTGGTTCAACCATTCAACCAAGTGGTTTGCGAGCATTCGATTTATTGTGATTGTT
This region includes:
- the Nedd8 gene encoding NEDD8 encodes the protein MLIKVKTLTGKEIEIDIEPTDKVERIKERVEEKEGIPPQQQRLIFSGKQMNDEKTAQDYKVQGGSVLHLVLALRGGI